From the genome of Kaistella daneshvariae, one region includes:
- a CDS encoding glycosyltransferase family 2 protein: MISIIIPAYNSEEYLEICIQSILVQTYKNFEIIIVNDGSTDNTGSVCNQIALDNSSRIKVVHQANKGQGAARNAGLKIARGCYIMFVDSDDGLAVNTLEENYKILNNHPNIDFLQFPVYYKYGASDAYLKENNPCLYDDPLTFKNLILGNGIISWIVCDKIFRADVLKDLKFREDIKFEDNYFMMQLIPNIKSLYISDQGIYYYYHRENSTTTSKLNSAKELNTLEVLHQILKMIDPVKDKGLFYRYILRVVNIEKSLRVNFNINHEGFHNYKKFIKIPDVLKFAKGLKNKIKIIIYKFH; the protein is encoded by the coding sequence ATGATTTCTATCATAATTCCTGCATATAATTCAGAAGAATATTTGGAAATTTGTATCCAAAGTATTCTAGTACAGACGTACAAAAATTTCGAAATTATCATAGTAAATGATGGGTCCACTGATAATACTGGTTCAGTATGTAATCAAATAGCGTTAGACAACAGTAGTAGGATAAAGGTGGTACACCAAGCTAATAAAGGGCAGGGTGCAGCAAGAAACGCGGGGCTGAAAATTGCAAGAGGTTGCTACATAATGTTTGTAGATTCGGATGACGGTTTAGCGGTAAATACATTGGAAGAAAATTATAAAATATTAAATAACCACCCTAATATTGATTTTCTTCAGTTTCCGGTATATTATAAATACGGGGCTAGTGACGCATACCTCAAAGAAAATAATCCCTGTTTATATGATGACCCCTTAACTTTTAAAAATCTAATTCTAGGGAATGGAATAATATCCTGGATTGTATGTGATAAAATTTTTAGGGCAGATGTTTTAAAAGATTTGAAATTCCGCGAAGATATAAAATTTGAGGATAATTATTTTATGATGCAGCTAATTCCAAATATCAAAAGTCTGTATATTTCAGATCAAGGGATTTATTATTATTATCATCGCGAAAATTCTACAACCACGTCCAAACTTAATTCTGCAAAAGAACTTAATACGTTGGAAGTTCTTCACCAGATATTGAAGATGATTGATCCGGTGAAAGACAAGGGTCTGTTTTACAGGTATATTTTAAGGGTGGTAAATATTGAAAAAAGTTTACGGGTAAATTTCAATATTAATCATGAAGGATTCCATAACTATAAGAAATTTATAAAAATTCCTGACGTTTTAAAGTTTGCTAAAGGGCTCAAGAATAAAATAAAAATAATTATTTATAAGTTTCA
- a CDS encoding glycosyltransferase yields MTVSICCITYNHEDYIRKSLESFMMQKCAFSFEVLIHDDASADGTQEIIKEFQEKYPDIIKPIFQTENQYSKKIGSVNAKFNFPRAKGKYIALCEGDDYWTDPLKLQKQVDFLENNPDCSMVFTNAHVSIEDDGKKMNEARGLFQFSESKFFKDFEILENWVVPTASVLFRKKYLDENLKRINNLGNFLYGDIVLFLYLSTKGKLYGMNDPMVVYRRHIGGVTNIKSSIDFDTKYLSHLNLLINTFGNQLKTKKIRRILAKLLLSLSLYNFSKKAYFKSAKFMFRSINHDYKIIKTYLANKL; encoded by the coding sequence ATGACGGTATCGATTTGTTGCATTACGTACAACCACGAAGACTATATTCGCAAGTCTTTAGAGAGTTTTATGATGCAGAAGTGTGCTTTTAGCTTTGAAGTTCTAATTCATGATGACGCGAGCGCTGATGGTACACAGGAAATTATAAAAGAATTTCAGGAGAAATATCCGGATATCATCAAACCGATTTTTCAGACTGAAAATCAGTATTCTAAAAAAATTGGAAGTGTTAATGCAAAATTCAATTTTCCGCGTGCTAAGGGTAAGTATATCGCACTTTGCGAAGGTGACGATTATTGGACCGATCCTCTCAAACTACAAAAACAAGTTGATTTTTTAGAAAACAATCCCGATTGCTCAATGGTTTTTACGAATGCGCATGTTTCAATCGAGGATGACGGTAAAAAGATGAACGAGGCCCGGGGACTATTTCAATTCTCTGAATCGAAATTTTTTAAAGACTTTGAGATTTTGGAAAATTGGGTTGTGCCAACGGCTTCGGTATTATTTAGAAAAAAATATTTAGATGAAAATTTAAAAAGAATTAATAATCTTGGAAATTTTTTGTATGGTGATATTGTTCTCTTTCTATATTTATCGACTAAAGGCAAATTGTATGGTATGAATGATCCAATGGTAGTCTACAGAAGACATATTGGAGGAGTAACTAATATTAAATCTTCTATTGATTTCGATACAAAATATTTAAGTCATTTAAATTTACTTATAAATACTTTTGGAAATCAATTAAAAACTAAAAAAATAAGGAGAATTTTAGCAAAGCTCTTATTAAGTCTTTCCTTATACAACTTCAGCAAAAAAGCATATTTTAAATCGGCCAAGTTTATGTTTAGATCAATAAATCATGATTATAAAATTATAAAGACATATTTAGCAAATAAGTTATGA
- a CDS encoding polysaccharide pyruvyl transferase family protein, translating into MKNIQMRVLHTYCLNYNIGDYALGIGVKNLLRNYLDIDYIGNTNIQGRKFDEYYINEVVNKKYDLLVIGGGGIIHGAHWPNGWFWLIDKDLISKIKIPFIVYGVGYNYWEEEGGIPEKGKKHLEETFKNAAYFSVRNDGSHDRLYKQTEINAHVLPDPGFHIALNTEYERFENQKYVIIQLANDKPLSRFGSTEKIAKFVSEMRSVTKDLSQRYKVIFAPHVIDDVSLSKEICQDIENTEVLDFGKFAFDHSDQMIGYYKYAEFVLAMRGHGQILPIGFNTPVIALENHPKHRGLMKELGLLEYNVKIDDEDFVKILKSKVSLLEENRNPLIEQYKQINKDLILNSEQAFTQIKREITK; encoded by the coding sequence ATGAAAAATATACAAATGAGAGTGTTACATACCTATTGCTTAAATTATAATATCGGTGATTACGCCCTAGGAATTGGCGTTAAAAATCTATTACGCAATTATCTGGATATTGACTATATAGGCAACACCAATATTCAGGGAAGAAAATTTGATGAATACTATATTAATGAAGTGGTCAATAAAAAATATGACCTGTTGGTAATAGGCGGAGGGGGTATCATTCATGGGGCCCATTGGCCAAATGGATGGTTCTGGTTAATCGACAAAGATCTGATCAGTAAGATAAAAATTCCTTTTATTGTTTATGGGGTGGGATATAATTACTGGGAAGAAGAAGGAGGTATTCCGGAAAAAGGAAAAAAGCATTTAGAAGAAACTTTCAAAAATGCAGCTTATTTTTCTGTTAGAAATGATGGAAGTCATGACCGCCTTTATAAGCAAACTGAAATCAATGCACACGTGCTGCCGGACCCCGGATTCCATATTGCATTAAACACAGAATATGAGAGATTTGAAAATCAAAAATATGTAATCATTCAATTGGCTAATGATAAACCGTTGAGCAGATTTGGTTCTACAGAAAAAATTGCAAAATTTGTTAGCGAAATGAGAAGTGTTACAAAAGATTTATCGCAGAGATATAAAGTAATTTTTGCTCCCCACGTAATTGACGACGTTTCCCTTTCCAAAGAGATTTGTCAGGATATAGAGAACACAGAGGTTTTAGATTTTGGCAAGTTCGCCTTTGATCACTCAGATCAAATGATAGGTTATTATAAATACGCCGAGTTTGTACTTGCCATGAGAGGACATGGTCAGATTTTGCCTATTGGTTTTAATACGCCAGTTATCGCTTTAGAGAACCATCCAAAACATAGAGGATTAATGAAAGAACTCGGCTTACTGGAATATAATGTGAAAATCGATGATGAAGATTTTGTTAAAATTTTAAAAAGCAAAGTTTCTTTACTTGAAGAAAATAGAAATCCTTTGATCGAACAGTATAAGCAGATTAATAAGGATTTGATACTGAATTCAGAACAGGCTTTTACTCAAATAAAAAGAGAAATCACAAAATAA
- a CDS encoding ATP-grasp domain-containing protein, producing the protein MELNILVFPCGSEIALEIHRSLKYSRHIRLYGASSVDDHGKFIFDHYINDVPFFDDPDFVLKVNKIIEEYSIDAIYPAMDSVIAKLSEIQDLISCKIIGSSNETNQICLSKKATYSLLKNTIPIPKIFEVENIRYEDFPLFMKPDVGYGSRGAQKVCSTSEIKTQLSLYPDSIIVEYLPGAELTIDCFTDRFGKLRFYGPRLRQRISNGISVNTKIFSERKEEIKNIIEAINSKITFRGAWFVQVKIDKKGVLTLLEIAARFGGSSSLYRNKGINFSLLSIFDAFDYDVELFQNEYDIELDRALDNKYKLNIGYDHVYVDFDDCLVIRDQVNTQLVSFVFQCINRNKKIILITKHELDIHKTLKKYRLEKLFDEIIHLSKDDNKYKHIPEQNAIFIDDSYKERFEVHENLKIPVFAPDNIEALLD; encoded by the coding sequence ATGGAATTAAACATATTGGTATTCCCTTGCGGCTCTGAAATTGCCTTGGAAATCCACCGCTCATTAAAATATTCAAGACATATTAGATTATACGGTGCTAGCAGTGTTGATGATCACGGTAAGTTTATATTTGATCATTATATCAATGACGTCCCTTTTTTTGACGACCCAGATTTTGTTTTAAAAGTTAACAAGATTATTGAAGAGTATAGTATTGATGCCATTTATCCCGCAATGGATTCTGTGATTGCAAAACTGTCGGAGATTCAGGATCTGATAAGTTGTAAAATAATAGGATCCAGCAACGAAACAAATCAAATTTGTTTATCAAAAAAGGCGACTTATTCTTTATTAAAAAACACCATTCCAATCCCAAAAATTTTTGAGGTTGAAAATATACGGTACGAAGATTTTCCCTTATTTATGAAGCCAGATGTAGGTTACGGGTCAAGAGGAGCGCAGAAGGTTTGCTCTACTTCGGAAATTAAAACACAGCTTTCACTATATCCTGATTCTATCATCGTAGAATATTTACCCGGAGCAGAGTTAACAATTGATTGCTTTACCGATCGTTTCGGTAAGCTTAGGTTTTATGGTCCCAGATTAAGACAGCGGATCTCAAATGGAATCAGTGTAAATACGAAAATATTCTCAGAAAGGAAGGAGGAAATTAAAAATATAATCGAAGCGATTAATTCGAAAATAACTTTTAGAGGGGCGTGGTTTGTACAGGTTAAAATTGATAAGAAGGGAGTTTTGACTTTGTTGGAAATCGCTGCCAGATTCGGCGGCTCTTCAAGTCTCTACAGAAATAAGGGCATTAATTTCTCCTTGTTAAGTATATTTGACGCCTTTGATTACGATGTAGAATTATTTCAGAATGAGTATGACATTGAACTAGATCGCGCGTTAGATAATAAATACAAATTGAACATCGGCTATGATCATGTTTATGTTGATTTTGATGATTGCTTAGTGATTAGAGACCAAGTCAATACTCAATTAGTATCATTTGTTTTTCAATGTATTAATCGCAACAAAAAGATTATTCTTATCACCAAACATGAATTGGATATTCACAAAACTTTAAAAAAGTATCGGTTGGAAAAACTATTTGACGAAATTATCCATCTTAGTAAAGACGATAATAAGTATAAACATATCCCTGAACAAAATGCAATTTTTATTGACGATTCTTACAAAGAGAGATTTGAAGTTCACGAAAATTTAAAAATTCCTGTATTTGCGCCAGACAACATAGAGGCGTTACTGGATTAA